One Desulfobulbaceae bacterium genomic window carries:
- a CDS encoding TetR/AcrR family transcriptional regulator, with product MSNSAYKNESLNCKGEVEKSYFVVSVGDALTEEQVFLDGEGDLIYPKRNEHSFRVDMPMNTTQTDKRDAIIRATVKLISEYGFHGAPMAMVAKEACVGAGTIYRYFKDKDHLVAEIFLGLDSELKKTLLVEYDMTLSIRDRFLHLCLGVFRYGVTNPSEFKFIEQFYHSPYGTSLYREKLYCCACKTDDDPLGQVFLAGQEQRVIKDLPVAVLLALAIGPIVFLIKDHINGLVQLGEGTITDTIAACWDAVKR from the coding sequence ATGAGTAATTCAGCATACAAAAACGAAAGCTTGAATTGCAAGGGGGAAGTTGAAAAAAGTTACTTTGTAGTATCAGTGGGAGATGCTCTAACGGAAGAGCAGGTTTTTCTTGACGGGGAAGGGGACTTGATTTATCCTAAAAGGAATGAACATTCATTCCGTGTTGACATGCCTATGAATACCACTCAGACAGATAAGCGTGATGCCATTATTCGGGCGACGGTCAAGCTAATCTCGGAGTATGGCTTTCATGGCGCCCCGATGGCGATGGTTGCCAAGGAGGCATGCGTTGGCGCTGGGACAATCTATCGTTATTTTAAAGACAAAGATCATCTGGTCGCGGAAATATTTCTCGGCCTTGATAGTGAACTCAAGAAAACGTTGCTTGTCGAATACGACATGACATTATCTATCCGTGATCGTTTTTTGCACCTGTGTTTGGGAGTATTTCGCTACGGGGTGACCAATCCTAGTGAATTTAAGTTTATTGAGCAATTTTACCACTCTCCATATGGCACCAGTCTGTATCGGGAGAAGTTGTACTGCTGTGCCTGTAAAACAGATGATGATCCGTTGGGGCAGGTTTTTCTTGCCGGGCAGGAGCAGCGGGTCATCAAGGATTTGCCTGTTGCTGTTCTACTGGCGTTGGCGATAGGTCCGATAGTTTTTTTGATCAAGGATCATATCAACGGTTTGGTGCAATTGGGCGAGGGCACAATTACTGATACAATTGCCGCCTGCTGGGACGCTGTGAAGCGGTAA
- a CDS encoding response regulator: protein MCDLTGSKILLVDDYPLNNALLARALPEHKIAIATNGQDALDMVAMEMPDLILLDITMPGIDGYEVCRRLKQQPCTRDIPIIFLTGLDDSASITQGFQVGGIDYITKPIDIAAVQARVKNHLILKRSLEELKQQKALLEETVIQQHLDINLARNILKVVNSAPPRQIDLNQNTLLFIETLNKSCNIEGGDHLLVKHNPRANKTILSLKDQSGHSVNCVLRSIITDLLYNDLAFDKTNRSLDDIVTRLNQNICNSGLFQADEFCTAIMAEIDHQNLTLTYVTAGHPPILVLRDGEVISLPGEDQDLRNLPLGFMAEVGFTAGSFPLQHGDKLLIYSDGLHQVHTGSKYPPLSPQELIQEIRSLLADDPNIPVSLFIPSLLTHLCGSVAAMTALCEHNTTDDDLSLIALEVEAKTYRKTASHCSKEFADIDSLIAHLFKRISEDLAVSDFASITQKVSIVLSEAVINAWKHGNRKKTDQPITVKWRFANDFSIEVIDSGKGFNFHDLPNPTTGANLTATNGRGTFIIKKFADTMAWREEGRRLVLNWRHPLAIPITHQESEVCLEHDLWAEG from the coding sequence ATGTGCGATCTGACCGGTTCCAAGATACTCCTGGTTGACGACTACCCCTTAAACAACGCGCTTCTGGCCCGCGCCCTGCCAGAACACAAGATTGCCATCGCAACAAACGGCCAAGATGCCTTGGACATGGTCGCCATGGAGATGCCAGACCTGATCCTCCTGGATATCACCATGCCGGGAATAGACGGATACGAAGTGTGCCGCCGCTTAAAACAGCAACCGTGCACCCGCGACATCCCGATTATCTTCCTTACCGGACTTGATGATTCCGCCAGCATAACCCAGGGATTTCAAGTCGGCGGTATTGATTACATCACCAAACCCATCGACATAGCCGCAGTCCAGGCCCGAGTCAAAAATCACCTGATCCTCAAACGCTCACTAGAGGAACTGAAACAACAAAAAGCCCTGCTGGAGGAGACTGTCATCCAGCAGCACCTCGACATTAATTTGGCCCGGAATATCCTCAAGGTTGTCAACAGCGCCCCCCCCAGACAGATTGACCTGAACCAAAACACCCTGCTGTTTATTGAAACTCTCAATAAGTCCTGCAATATTGAGGGAGGCGATCACCTGCTAGTGAAACACAACCCGCGGGCCAACAAAACTATCCTGAGCCTCAAGGACCAGTCAGGTCACTCCGTCAACTGTGTGCTGCGCAGCATCATCACCGATCTACTCTACAACGACCTGGCTTTTGACAAGACAAATCGCAGTCTCGATGATATCGTCACCCGGCTGAACCAAAACATCTGCAACTCCGGACTGTTTCAAGCCGATGAATTCTGCACCGCAATAATGGCGGAAATTGACCACCAAAACTTGACCCTGACCTATGTCACGGCCGGACACCCTCCGATACTCGTCCTTCGCGACGGCGAAGTAATCAGTCTACCGGGCGAGGATCAAGACCTCCGCAACCTGCCCCTTGGCTTTATGGCTGAGGTAGGATTCACCGCCGGCTCATTTCCCTTGCAGCACGGAGATAAGCTACTGATCTACAGCGACGGACTGCATCAAGTTCATACCGGATCGAAGTATCCACCCCTGTCACCTCAAGAGCTGATCCAAGAGATCAGGTCCCTGCTTGCAGATGACCCCAACATTCCGGTATCACTATTTATTCCATCTCTACTGACGCACCTCTGCGGTTCCGTTGCGGCCATGACCGCCCTCTGTGAACACAATACAACCGACGACGACTTAAGCCTAATCGCCCTTGAAGTCGAAGCCAAGACCTACCGCAAAACCGCCAGCCACTGTTCTAAAGAATTTGCCGATATTGACTCCCTTATTGCCCATCTGTTCAAGAGGATATCCGAAGATCTTGCTGTCAGTGATTTTGCATCAATAACACAAAAAGTCTCCATAGTTCTGTCAGAGGCGGTAATCAACGCCTGGAAACATGGCAACCGCAAAAAAACAGATCAACCGATCACTGTTAAATGGCGTTTCGCCAATGACTTCAGTATTGAAGTCATTGATTCGGGAAAAGGGTTTAACTTTCACGACCTCCCCAACCCGACAACCGGGGCCAATCTAACAGCCACCAACGGAAGAGGGACCTTTATCATCAAAAAATTTGCCGACACCATGGCTTGGCGGGAAGAAGGCCGCCGCCTGGTGCTGAATTGGCGCCATCCCCTTGCCATACCCATTACCCACCAGGAATCCGAGGTATGCCTTGAACATGACCTCTGGGCAGAAGGATAA